Proteins encoded together in one bacterium window:
- a CDS encoding sulfite exporter TauE/SafE family protein: MPGYAYPLLIAAGFVAGFVNTLAGSGSLVTLPALIFLGLPPTVANGTNRLAILMQNVVAVSRFRDFGVLEIRKSGWLALPAVFGAIVGARLAVDLDEEILRRTIGALFLLLLPVIAFRPQRWLVGRQSDLPGHGWALWVGLFLVGVYGGFIQAGVGIFLLVCLVLGAGYDLVRANAIKVLIVLCFTVFALAVFIRHDQVSWLPGLTLGIGNMAGAWWATRLATERGARFVRWLLLIVVAVSGVLLVVGWNR, translated from the coding sequence ATGCCGGGCTACGCCTATCCTCTTCTCATCGCGGCGGGATTCGTGGCCGGTTTCGTCAACACGCTCGCCGGCAGCGGGTCTCTGGTGACGCTGCCGGCGTTGATCTTCCTCGGTCTGCCGCCGACCGTGGCCAATGGCACGAATCGGCTGGCGATTCTGATGCAGAACGTGGTCGCGGTGTCGCGATTTAGAGACTTCGGCGTTCTGGAGATCCGCAAGAGTGGCTGGCTGGCCTTGCCCGCCGTGTTTGGTGCGATCGTTGGGGCGCGCCTGGCGGTGGACCTGGACGAGGAGATTCTGCGGCGCACGATCGGCGCCCTGTTTTTGCTGCTGCTGCCGGTCATCGCATTTCGGCCGCAACGCTGGCTAGTGGGTCGACAGTCGGATCTGCCCGGCCATGGTTGGGCGTTGTGGGTCGGGCTCTTCCTGGTCGGGGTCTATGGTGGCTTCATTCAGGCTGGAGTGGGGATCTTCCTGCTTGTGTGCCTGGTCCTGGGCGCCGGCTATGATCTCGTGCGCGCCAATGCGATCAAGGTCCTGATTGTCCTGTGCTTCACGGTCTTCGCGCTCGCCGTGTTCATCCGCCACGACCAGGTTTCCTGGCTGCCGGGCCTGACGCTGGGGATAGGCAACATGGCCGGCGCCTGGTGGGCGACGCGCCTCGCGACCGAGCGCGGCGCTCGCTTCGTCCGTTGGCTTCTTCTGATCGTGGTGGCGGTGTCGGGAGTTCTGCTGGTCGTCGGCTGGAATCGATGA
- a CDS encoding DUF1570 domain-containing protein, which yields MSAGCLVLVALVSTPVRADLDPEGWQNLESASFRLLSNGDPELSTEILLDLERFRRAFNELAPGIDSSFPVPTRIVAFRDADSYAPFKSESDSTSTRILGQFLGHRDGNFITLNADPRMSGGLGIIIHEYVHHIVNQNLPGVPRWLNEGLAEYYSTFGVESGFAVIGRPVDRHLRWWRQNRDVSVLEVVGEARDAPIHSLGSAGRFYAVSWGLTHYLLSRPRGADLLAAYLEEVASGSDRSESLLSVLGVSGRELESELRRYVVAESLPTTSLALEDLGHIGIEQTAASPSTVLTVLGELAARLGHERHAEELFDLALAHEPESAEALAGLAGVRDDQGRIEEAGVLFDQALALGPRSARSYLRYGRHLLRRLELARRDETGRPEELALEAKTAFLAATVLEPSYAEAQVMLAFVHLFEGLEAEDGLVFGERARELLPTRVEIVHTLIRLNLKMGSTDRARALLEGPLAVLAERELQERVRREIRRAEFLLAARAALADGRWDEGLELFDRAISQTEDIEVRLQMEEQLEKLGERADRERARIGDSR from the coding sequence TTGTCAGCCGGCTGTCTAGTGCTCGTGGCACTGGTCTCGACGCCGGTTCGTGCCGATCTCGATCCCGAGGGCTGGCAGAACCTGGAGTCGGCCTCGTTCCGGCTCTTGAGCAACGGCGACCCGGAGCTCAGTACCGAGATTCTCCTGGATCTCGAGCGCTTCCGGAGGGCTTTCAACGAACTCGCACCGGGGATCGACTCGAGCTTTCCGGTTCCGACCCGGATCGTCGCGTTTCGCGATGCCGACTCGTACGCGCCGTTCAAGTCGGAGAGCGATTCGACGAGCACTCGGATACTGGGCCAGTTCCTCGGCCACCGAGACGGCAACTTCATAACCTTGAACGCCGACCCGAGGATGAGCGGCGGTCTGGGCATCATCATCCACGAGTACGTGCATCACATCGTGAACCAGAATCTCCCGGGCGTGCCTCGTTGGTTGAACGAGGGCCTTGCCGAGTACTACAGCACGTTCGGTGTCGAGAGCGGGTTTGCGGTGATCGGTCGTCCCGTGGACCGTCATTTGCGCTGGTGGCGGCAGAACCGGGACGTGTCAGTGTTGGAGGTCGTCGGAGAGGCTCGGGACGCTCCGATCCACTCTCTCGGAAGCGCAGGCCGGTTCTATGCCGTATCGTGGGGTCTCACGCACTATCTCCTCTCGAGGCCTCGAGGCGCGGACCTGCTTGCGGCCTACCTCGAAGAGGTGGCGTCGGGTTCCGATCGCAGCGAGAGCTTGCTTTCGGTTCTCGGAGTTTCGGGGCGCGAGCTCGAATCCGAGCTGCGCCGTTACGTCGTGGCCGAGTCGCTGCCGACGACGAGCCTGGCGCTCGAGGATCTCGGCCATATCGGGATCGAACAAACTGCGGCCTCGCCGAGCACGGTCCTGACGGTGCTGGGGGAACTGGCCGCCCGGCTCGGTCATGAACGGCACGCCGAGGAGCTCTTCGACCTGGCGCTGGCTCACGAGCCCGAAAGCGCGGAAGCGTTGGCCGGGCTTGCAGGTGTCAGGGATGATCAGGGCAGAATCGAGGAAGCGGGTGTGTTGTTCGACCAGGCCCTTGCCCTGGGACCCCGCTCGGCACGGTCGTACTTACGCTACGGCCGTCATCTCTTGCGGCGCTTGGAGCTCGCACGCCGGGACGAGACAGGACGTCCGGAGGAGCTGGCTCTCGAGGCCAAGACCGCCTTTCTCGCCGCAACGGTTCTCGAGCCGTCCTACGCCGAGGCTCAAGTCATGCTGGCCTTTGTTCATCTGTTCGAGGGACTCGAGGCGGAAGACGGATTGGTCTTCGGTGAGCGCGCCCGAGAGCTTCTTCCGACGCGGGTCGAAATCGTTCACACCTTGATTCGACTCAACCTGAAGATGGGCTCGACGGACCGTGCCCGCGCCCTTCTCGAAGGCCCGCTCGCCGTCCTGGCCGAGCGCGAGCTTCAAGAGAGGGTGCGACGCGAGATTCGACGGGCCGAGTTCTTGCTGGCCGCGCGGGCCGCGCTCGCCGACGGTCGCTGGGACGAAGGGCTCGAGCTCTTCGACCGGGCGATATCCCAGACCGAGGACATCGAGGTCAGATTGCAGATGGAGGAGCAACTCGAAAAGCTCGGGGAGCGCGCAGATCGCGAAAGAGCCAGAATCGGCGACTCTCGGTAG
- a CDS encoding methylated-DNA--[protein]-cysteine S-methyltransferase, which translates to MTEQRSTDYARVERAIGFLAERVEEQPKLAEVANAVGLSGNRTQRLFKRWAGVSPKRFLEFLTVEHAKHLLDRSINVLDTSLAVGLSGPGRLHDHFVKLEAMSPGEYKSGGHGLELVFGVHASPFGRVFLAASGRGICRLAFVDGSERQEITELSRSWPAAAITRDQAHTGELAGRIFEPSDDASEILVRVSGTNFQLAVWKALLGIPRGSLVSYETVANAAGRPGATRAVGSAVAANPVAYLIPCHRVIRKSGVLGNYRWGVTRKQALVAWESARSRFPAA; encoded by the coding sequence ATGACGGAACAACGATCCACTGACTACGCGCGAGTCGAGCGCGCAATCGGCTTTCTCGCCGAGCGTGTCGAGGAACAACCCAAACTGGCCGAGGTCGCGAATGCCGTCGGGCTGAGCGGCAACCGGACCCAGCGCCTGTTCAAGCGTTGGGCCGGAGTCAGCCCGAAGAGGTTTCTCGAGTTTCTGACGGTCGAGCATGCCAAGCATTTGCTCGATCGGTCCATCAATGTCCTCGACACCAGCCTGGCGGTGGGCCTCTCCGGTCCGGGCAGGCTGCACGATCATTTCGTCAAGCTCGAGGCGATGTCTCCGGGTGAGTACAAGAGCGGGGGGCACGGCCTCGAGCTCGTCTTCGGAGTTCACGCGAGCCCGTTCGGCCGGGTCTTTCTGGCCGCCAGCGGTCGAGGCATCTGCCGGTTGGCGTTCGTGGACGGCAGTGAGCGCCAGGAGATCACCGAGCTGAGTCGATCGTGGCCTGCGGCAGCGATCACCCGAGATCAAGCACACACCGGCGAGTTGGCCGGACGGATCTTCGAGCCGAGCGACGACGCCAGCGAGATTCTGGTGAGGGTGAGCGGCACGAACTTTCAGCTCGCGGTCTGGAAGGCTCTACTGGGAATTCCTCGAGGAAGCCTGGTGTCCTACGAAACCGTGGCCAACGCGGCCGGTCGTCCCGGAGCCACCCGCGCGGTGGGGAGCGCGGTCGCGGCCAACCCGGTGGCCTACTTGATTCCCTGTCACCGGGTGATTCGCAAGAGCGGCGTTCTGGGCAACTATCGCTGGGGAGTGACGCGCAAGCAGGCCCTCGTAGCTTGGGAATCGGCCCGGAGCAGGTTCCCCGCGGCTTGA